The Micromonospora sp. M71_S20 genome has a window encoding:
- a CDS encoding RNA degradosome polyphosphate kinase → MSTPRKPSASRPSTDPAAPRNGTRSRGADGRFHADAPAGGSAPDAAGTDAASASAGLEEVLDPAPGPPAEAAAATPPAPDLGDEPPTAEPLPEDRFLNRELSWLDFNARVLALAEDPRTPLLERAKFLAIFASNLDEFYMVRVAGLKRRLQAGLPVRGGDRMPLRTQLELVAGKAATLVARHSACFTDEVLPKLAAEDIRILRWADLDDPERERLRAYFREQIFPVLTPLAVDPAHPFPYISGRSLNLAVAVRDPDGGSEFFARVKVPNNVPRFVRVHRSLPGVRMLPVEDLISVHLGQLFSGMQVVECHLFRVTRNAEVEVDEDRDEDLLQALERELARRRFGPPVRLEVAASISDHVLETLVRELDMHDQEVLRVPGLLDLSALWQLYDEADRPDLKDPPFVPATHPRLTEGEVPRSVFATLRDGDILVHHPYHSFATSVQRFIEQAAADPDVLAIKQTLYRTSGDSPIVDALVDAAAAGKQVVVLVELKARFDEVANIGWARKLERAGCHVVYGLVGLKTHCKTALVVRQEGNQIRRYCHIGTGNYHPKTARLYEDFGMLTADPEIGADLTDLFNVLTGYSRQTAYRRLLVAPQGIRRGLIERIEREIAHVRLGMPGLVQIKVNSLVDEEITDALYRASRAGVHVDLVIRGMCTLRPGVPGLSENIRVRSILGRFLEHSRIFRFGNNGDAEFWMGSADLMHRNLDRRVEALVRVSDPVARAELDHVMSAAMSPDVDAFELAADGTWSRRTGTAEEPRVHLQELLLRRVGGTAG, encoded by the coding sequence GTGAGCACCCCTCGCAAGCCCTCCGCCAGCCGCCCGTCCACCGACCCGGCCGCCCCCCGCAACGGCACCCGGTCCCGGGGCGCCGACGGCCGCTTCCACGCCGACGCACCCGCCGGAGGCTCCGCGCCGGACGCCGCCGGGACCGACGCGGCGAGCGCCTCCGCCGGCCTGGAGGAGGTGCTGGACCCGGCGCCCGGCCCGCCCGCCGAAGCGGCGGCGGCGACGCCGCCCGCGCCCGACCTCGGGGACGAGCCCCCCACGGCGGAGCCGCTGCCGGAGGACCGCTTCCTCAACCGGGAGCTCTCCTGGCTCGACTTCAACGCCCGGGTGCTGGCGCTCGCGGAGGATCCGCGCACGCCGCTGCTGGAGCGGGCCAAGTTCCTGGCCATCTTCGCCAGCAACCTCGACGAGTTCTACATGGTGCGGGTCGCCGGGCTGAAGCGCCGGCTCCAGGCCGGCCTGCCGGTCCGCGGCGGGGACCGGATGCCGCTGCGCACCCAGCTGGAACTGGTCGCCGGGAAGGCCGCCACGCTGGTCGCCCGGCACTCGGCCTGCTTCACCGACGAGGTGCTGCCGAAGCTGGCCGCCGAGGACATCCGGATCCTGCGCTGGGCCGACCTGGACGACCCCGAACGGGAGCGGCTGCGCGCGTACTTCCGGGAGCAGATCTTCCCGGTGCTGACCCCGCTGGCGGTGGACCCGGCGCATCCCTTCCCGTACATCTCCGGGCGGTCGCTCAACCTCGCGGTGGCGGTGCGCGACCCGGACGGCGGCTCGGAGTTCTTCGCCCGGGTGAAGGTGCCGAACAACGTGCCCCGTTTCGTCCGGGTGCACCGCAGCCTGCCGGGCGTGCGGATGCTGCCGGTGGAGGACCTGATCTCGGTGCACCTGGGGCAGCTCTTCTCCGGCATGCAGGTGGTCGAGTGCCACCTGTTCCGGGTCACCCGCAACGCCGAGGTGGAGGTCGACGAGGACCGCGACGAGGACCTGCTCCAGGCCCTGGAACGGGAGCTGGCCCGGCGCCGGTTCGGCCCGCCCGTCCGGCTGGAGGTGGCCGCCTCGATCTCCGACCACGTGCTGGAAACCCTCGTGCGCGAGCTGGACATGCACGACCAGGAGGTGCTGCGGGTGCCCGGCCTGCTCGACCTCTCCGCGCTCTGGCAGCTCTACGACGAGGCCGACCGGCCGGACCTGAAGGATCCGCCGTTCGTGCCGGCCACCCATCCCCGCCTCACCGAGGGCGAGGTGCCGCGCAGCGTGTTCGCGACCCTGCGCGACGGCGACATCCTGGTGCACCACCCGTACCACTCGTTCGCCACCAGCGTGCAGCGCTTCATCGAGCAGGCCGCCGCGGACCCGGACGTGCTGGCCATCAAGCAGACCCTCTACCGCACCAGCGGCGACTCCCCGATCGTGGACGCGCTCGTCGACGCGGCGGCCGCCGGCAAGCAGGTGGTGGTGCTGGTCGAGCTGAAGGCGCGCTTCGACGAGGTGGCCAACATCGGCTGGGCGCGCAAGCTGGAACGCGCCGGCTGCCACGTCGTCTACGGCCTGGTCGGGCTCAAGACGCACTGCAAGACCGCCCTGGTGGTACGCCAGGAGGGCAACCAGATCCGTCGCTACTGCCACATCGGCACCGGCAACTACCACCCGAAGACCGCCCGGCTCTACGAGGACTTCGGCATGCTCACCGCCGACCCGGAGATCGGGGCCGACCTGACCGACCTGTTCAACGTCCTCACCGGCTACAGCCGGCAGACCGCGTACCGCCGGCTGCTGGTGGCGCCGCAGGGCATCCGCCGCGGCCTGATCGAACGGATCGAGCGGGAGATCGCGCACGTGCGGCTGGGCATGCCCGGGCTCGTGCAGATCAAGGTCAACTCGCTGGTCGACGAGGAGATCACGGACGCGCTCTACCGGGCCTCCCGGGCCGGCGTCCACGTGGACCTGGTGATCCGGGGCATGTGCACGCTGCGACCGGGGGTGCCCGGCCTGTCGGAGAACATCCGGGTCCGCTCGATCCTGGGCCGGTTCCTGGAGCACTCCCGGATCTTCCGGTTCGGCAACAACGGCGACGCCGAGTTCTGGATGGGCTCGGCGGACCTGATGCACCGCAACCTGGACCGCCGGGTCGAGGCGCTCGTGCGGGTGAGCGACCCCGTCGCCCGGGCCGAGCTGGACCACGTGATGAGCGCCGCGATGAGCCCCGACGTGGACGCGTTCGAGCTGGCGGCGGACGGCACCTGGAGCCGGCGTACCGGCACGGCGGAGGAGCCGCGGGTCCATCTCCAGGAGTTGCTGCTGCGTCGCGTCGGTGGCACGGCGGGCTGA
- a CDS encoding NUDIX hydrolase — protein MLDERDAAGPGRGRLAGFPDATPPIRAAGGVVWRPADDPGPVEGPAAGSTAAVPRGGVLVCLVHRPRYGDWSLPKGKLEPGEHPLRAAVREVAEETDVRAVPQVRLPTVRYRSEGRPKVVDYWSMRAAATGGFQPATEVDDVRWLGVDEAIRLVSYPHDAEVLAAFAALPTVTATVALVRHAHAGKRATWSGPDTGRPLDARGWAQAHALAPLVALVRPVRLLSASARRCVQTLDPAAALLDLPIEVDGDLDEPRPGQQPDECALAAAARLAALAATGEPVGVCSQGKVIPGALARLSGRPGDFTTPKGGGWLLAFAGDRLLAGDRL, from the coding sequence ATGCTGGATGAGCGGGACGCGGCCGGCCCCGGCCGGGGTCGGCTGGCCGGGTTCCCCGACGCCACGCCCCCGATCCGGGCGGCGGGCGGTGTGGTGTGGCGCCCCGCCGACGACCCCGGGCCGGTCGAGGGACCGGCCGCGGGGAGCACGGCCGCCGTGCCGCGCGGCGGGGTGCTGGTCTGCCTCGTGCACCGGCCCCGCTACGGCGACTGGTCGCTGCCCAAGGGCAAGCTGGAGCCGGGCGAGCATCCGCTGCGCGCCGCCGTGCGGGAGGTGGCCGAGGAGACCGACGTCCGGGCGGTGCCGCAGGTGCGGCTGCCCACCGTGCGCTACCGCAGCGAGGGCCGCCCGAAGGTGGTCGACTACTGGTCGATGCGGGCGGCGGCCACCGGCGGCTTCCAACCGGCCACCGAGGTCGACGACGTGCGCTGGCTCGGCGTGGACGAGGCGATCCGGCTGGTCAGCTACCCGCACGACGCCGAGGTGCTTGCCGCGTTCGCGGCCCTGCCGACGGTCACCGCGACGGTGGCGCTGGTCCGGCACGCCCACGCCGGCAAGCGGGCCACCTGGTCGGGCCCGGACACCGGCCGGCCGCTCGACGCCCGGGGCTGGGCACAGGCCCACGCGCTCGCCCCGCTGGTGGCGCTGGTCCGGCCGGTACGCCTGCTGTCGGCCTCGGCCCGCCGCTGCGTACAGACCCTCGACCCGGCGGCGGCGCTGCTCGACCTGCCGATCGAGGTCGACGGCGACCTGGACGAGCCTCGGCCGGGCCAGCAGCCCGACGAGTGCGCGCTGGCCGCCGCCGCCCGCCTGGCCGCCCTGGCGGCCACCGGCGAGCCGGTGGGGGTGTGCAGCCAGGGCAAGGTGATCCCGGGCGCCCTGGCCCGACTCAGCGGGCGGCCGGGCGACTTCACCACCCCGAAGGGCGGCGGCTGGCTGCTCGCCTTCGCCGGTGACCGCCTACTCGCCGGCGACCGCCTCTGA
- a CDS encoding endonuclease/exonuclease/phosphatase family protein — protein sequence MRYRHLTTVTLALGAVLLVDVLRVFLPAVITIFGQAASTPAELLGAFAFGWFLLALAAPALIRRVGARPVTLFAAVLLVLARLAVNGQPGGRLQLWLATAGLLAGLVWLAGVAAGTDRPVPGLALGLAVGALLHTVLDTYRSAFFGDWPAWLAAVGVAGLFLAGQARPASPAGAGGVRSWLLAGPALLLAGMVALSPAVARTATSYQFGLLRSDPADEVGVATVPLFGPAPLAVAVGGFLLAALAPPRRGAWRWLGPAALVGGAVLVALGRGELLLPAVLLTAVGLGACLASAGAADGRGGNGADEARAQVSDGGGPDPTRAAGGGHDPARAAGRRGYAAVAGMLVFAVAAVAYYSAYDLGHPNAWVPVAVAVLVAAVALATRPTPGPVRSPLPPVWTAASAAVLTLLAAVASDELLSASNREGPPETVRVAAYNVRMGFGMDGRFDPDALARAVAGADVVALSEVDRGWLLNGGHDTLDLLAERLDMPYVFAPAADPLWGDAVLSRWPLDAARTRPLPAVGAPTGAQALGVTVDLGAGVRLAVVATHLQPPPGEDPVVQARAVADFAVRYAAGRPLVVAGDLNTEPGDPAFVEFTRAGLVDALAAARPLPTSPANAPRQQIDHVFVTPDLAAGDAAAPSGTASDHLPVAVTLTLPPA from the coding sequence GTGCGCTACCGCCACCTCACCACCGTCACCCTCGCCCTGGGCGCCGTGCTCCTGGTCGACGTGCTGCGCGTCTTCCTGCCGGCGGTCATCACCATCTTCGGTCAGGCCGCCTCGACCCCCGCCGAACTGCTGGGGGCGTTCGCGTTCGGCTGGTTCCTGCTCGCCCTGGCCGCGCCCGCGCTGATCCGTCGGGTGGGCGCCCGCCCCGTCACGCTCTTCGCCGCGGTGCTGCTGGTGCTGGCGCGGCTCGCCGTCAACGGCCAGCCGGGCGGGCGGCTCCAGCTCTGGCTCGCCACGGCCGGGCTGCTCGCCGGGCTGGTCTGGCTCGCCGGTGTCGCCGCCGGCACCGACCGCCCCGTGCCAGGGTTGGCGCTCGGGCTGGCGGTCGGCGCCCTGCTGCACACGGTGCTGGACACGTACCGCTCGGCGTTCTTCGGGGACTGGCCGGCGTGGCTGGCGGCCGTCGGGGTCGCGGGCCTCTTCCTCGCGGGGCAGGCACGGCCCGCGTCGCCAGCCGGCGCGGGCGGCGTACGGAGCTGGCTGCTGGCCGGGCCGGCGCTGCTGCTCGCCGGCATGGTGGCGCTCTCCCCGGCGGTCGCCCGGACGGCGACGTCGTACCAGTTCGGCCTGCTGCGGTCGGATCCCGCCGACGAGGTGGGCGTGGCCACGGTGCCGCTGTTCGGCCCCGCCCCGCTCGCCGTGGCGGTCGGCGGGTTCCTGCTCGCCGCGCTGGCCCCGCCCCGCCGGGGCGCCTGGCGGTGGCTCGGGCCGGCGGCCCTGGTCGGCGGGGCCGTCCTCGTCGCCCTCGGCCGCGGGGAGTTGCTGCTGCCGGCCGTCCTGCTCACCGCCGTCGGTCTCGGCGCGTGCCTGGCGTCGGCCGGCGCGGCCGACGGACGGGGCGGCAACGGCGCCGACGAAGCCCGGGCCCAGGTCTCCGACGGCGGCGGGCCGGACCCGACCCGGGCGGCCGGCGGCGGGCACGACCCGGCACGGGCGGCCGGGCGACGCGGGTACGCCGCCGTCGCCGGGATGCTCGTCTTCGCCGTCGCGGCGGTGGCCTACTACTCCGCCTACGACCTCGGCCACCCCAACGCCTGGGTGCCGGTGGCGGTGGCGGTGCTGGTCGCCGCCGTCGCCCTGGCGACCCGGCCCACCCCGGGGCCGGTCCGGTCGCCGTTGCCGCCGGTGTGGACGGCCGCCTCGGCCGCCGTACTGACGCTGCTGGCCGCGGTCGCGAGCGACGAACTGCTGTCCGCGAGCAACCGGGAAGGGCCGCCGGAGACGGTGCGGGTGGCGGCGTACAACGTCCGGATGGGCTTCGGGATGGACGGCCGCTTCGACCCGGACGCGCTGGCGCGGGCCGTCGCCGGGGCCGACGTCGTGGCACTCAGCGAGGTGGACCGGGGCTGGCTGCTCAACGGCGGCCACGACACGCTCGACCTGCTGGCGGAGCGGTTGGACATGCCGTACGTCTTCGCGCCGGCCGCCGATCCGCTCTGGGGCGACGCCGTGCTGAGCCGGTGGCCGCTGGACGCGGCGCGGACCCGGCCGCTGCCGGCGGTCGGGGCGCCCACCGGGGCGCAGGCCCTCGGCGTCACCGTCGACCTCGGCGCGGGCGTCCGGCTCGCGGTGGTCGCCACCCACCTGCAACCGCCGCCCGGCGAGGACCCGGTGGTCCAGGCCCGCGCGGTCGCCGACTTCGCCGTGCGGTACGCGGCCGGCCGGCCCCTGGTGGTCGCCGGCGACCTGAACACCGAGCCGGGCGACCCGGCGTTCGTCGAGTTCACCCGGGCCGGTCTGGTCGACGCGCTGGCCGCCGCCCGCCCCCTGCCGACCAGCCCGGCGAACGCCCCGCGCCAGCAGATCGACCACGTCTTCGTCACGCCCGACCTGGCCGCCGGCGACGCGGCGGCCCCGTCCGGGACGGCCAGCGACCACCTGCCGGTCGCGGTGACGCTGACCCTGCCGCCGGCCTGA
- a CDS encoding HU family DNA-binding protein — protein MNKAELIEALAVRLGDRKTATAALDAVLAEVQAAVTKGEKVAITGFGAFEKRVRGARTARNPRTGEAVKVKKTSVPTFRPGAGFKEMVASGKVPKATAAAKKTTAAAAKTTSAAKTTAAAKTTGAKATGAKATGAKATGAKATGAKAAGAKATGAKATAAAKKAPAAKATKTTAAKKTATTKAAPAKKTTAATKSTAAKKTAATASKSAAAKKAPAKKAPAKKAATKR, from the coding sequence GTGAACAAGGCCGAGCTCATCGAGGCGCTCGCCGTTCGCCTGGGGGACCGGAAGACGGCGACGGCCGCGCTCGACGCGGTCCTCGCTGAGGTCCAGGCGGCGGTCACCAAGGGCGAGAAGGTGGCGATCACCGGATTCGGAGCGTTCGAAAAGCGCGTCCGGGGCGCCCGAACAGCGCGCAACCCGCGGACCGGCGAGGCGGTGAAGGTCAAGAAGACATCCGTCCCGACCTTCCGGCCCGGCGCCGGATTCAAGGAGATGGTGGCCAGCGGCAAGGTGCCGAAGGCCACGGCGGCGGCGAAGAAGACCACGGCGGCCGCCGCCAAGACCACGTCCGCCGCCAAGACCACCGCGGCGGCCAAGACGACGGGTGCCAAGGCCACCGGGGCGAAGGCCACCGGAGCCAAGGCGACCGGGGCGAAGGCCACCGGGGCCAAGGCGGCGGGCGCGAAGGCGACCGGGGCCAAGGCGACCGCGGCGGCCAAGAAGGCCCCCGCGGCGAAGGCGACCAAGACCACCGCGGCGAAGAAGACCGCGACCACCAAGGCCGCCCCGGCGAAGAAGACCACCGCGGCGACCAAGTCCACGGCGGCGAAGAAGACCGCCGCGACGGCGAGCAAGAGCGCGGCGGCGAAGAAGGCGCCGGCCAAGAAGGCGCCGGCCAAGAAGGCCGCGACCAAGCGCTGA
- the leuD gene encoding 3-isopropylmalate dehydratase small subunit produces the protein MERFTTHTGTAVPLRRSNVDTDQIIPAVYLKRVTRTGFADGLFSAWREDPEFVLNDPVHSGASILVTGPEFGTGSSREHAVWALRDWGFRAVIAPRFGDIFRGNALKEGLLPVELELKAIEQIWDLVEADPTTPVTVDLTAREVRVGEATWSFPMDDFSRWRLLEGLDDIGLTLRHEPEISAFEATRPPFLPSIA, from the coding sequence ATGGAGAGGTTCACCACCCACACGGGCACCGCCGTGCCGCTGCGGCGCTCCAACGTGGACACCGATCAGATCATCCCCGCCGTGTACCTCAAGCGGGTGACCCGGACCGGTTTCGCGGACGGCTTGTTCAGCGCCTGGCGCGAGGACCCGGAATTCGTGCTCAACGATCCCGTCCATTCCGGTGCGTCGATTCTTGTGACCGGTCCGGAGTTCGGCACCGGCTCCTCCCGCGAGCACGCCGTCTGGGCGCTGCGCGACTGGGGCTTCCGTGCCGTGATCGCACCCCGTTTCGGCGACATCTTCCGGGGCAACGCCCTCAAGGAGGGTCTGCTCCCGGTCGAGCTGGAATTGAAGGCGATCGAGCAGATCTGGGACCTGGTGGAGGCTGACCCGACCACCCCGGTCACCGTGGACCTGACCGCCCGCGAGGTGCGTGTCGGCGAGGCCACCTGGTCGTTCCCGATGGACGACTTCAGCCGCTGGCGGCTGCTGGAGGGCTTGGACGACATTGGACTCACCCTCCGCCACGAGCCGGAGATCAGCGCCTTCGAGGCCACCCGGCCGCCGTTCCTGCCCTCGATCGCATAG
- the leuC gene encoding 3-isopropylmalate dehydratase large subunit, whose product MVGVTTTEPRTLAEKVWDAHVVRSAEGEPDLLFIDLHLLHEVTSPQAFDGLRLAERRVRRTDLTLATEDHNTPTGYADPSFQRRRGDLLTIADPTSRTQIETLRRNCAEFGVRLHPLGDENQGIVHVIGPQLGVTQPGMTIVCGDSHTATHGAFGALAFGIGTSEVEHVLATQTLPQSRPKTMAVNVTGRLAPGVTAKDLVLALIAQVGTGGGRGHIVEYRGEAIRSLSMEGRMTIANMSIEWGAKAGMIAPDETTFAYLKGRPNAPKGADWDAALAWWRTLPTDEGATFDAEVTLDAGAVTPFVTWGTNPGQGAPLSAVVPTPEEFVTEAERTAARRALEYMDLRPGTPLRDLAVDVVFVGSCTNGRLEDLRAAADVLRGHRVADGVRMLVVPGSAAVREAAEAEGLDKVFSDAGAEWRFAGCSMCLGMNPDTLSPGQRSASTSNRNFEGRQGRGGRTHLVSPPVAAATAVAGRLAAPADL is encoded by the coding sequence ATGGTGGGAGTCACTACTACCGAGCCGAGGACCCTGGCCGAGAAGGTCTGGGACGCGCACGTCGTGCGGTCCGCCGAGGGCGAGCCCGATCTGCTCTTCATCGACCTGCACCTGCTGCACGAGGTGACGAGCCCGCAGGCCTTCGACGGGCTGCGCCTCGCCGAGCGCCGGGTGCGCCGCACGGACCTCACGCTCGCGACGGAGGACCACAACACCCCGACGGGGTACGCCGACCCGTCGTTCCAACGGCGGCGCGGCGACCTGCTCACCATCGCCGACCCCACCTCGCGTACGCAGATCGAGACGCTGCGCCGCAACTGCGCCGAGTTCGGTGTGCGGCTGCACCCGCTGGGTGACGAGAACCAGGGCATCGTGCACGTCATCGGCCCGCAGCTCGGCGTCACCCAGCCCGGCATGACCATCGTCTGCGGGGATTCGCACACCGCCACCCACGGCGCGTTCGGCGCGCTCGCGTTCGGCATCGGCACGAGTGAGGTCGAACACGTGCTGGCCACCCAGACGCTGCCGCAGAGCCGGCCGAAGACGATGGCGGTGAACGTGACGGGGCGGCTCGCCCCCGGGGTCACCGCCAAGGACCTGGTGCTCGCGCTGATCGCCCAGGTGGGTACGGGCGGCGGCCGTGGGCACATCGTCGAGTACCGCGGCGAGGCGATCCGGTCGCTGTCCATGGAGGGGCGGATGACGATCGCCAACATGTCCATCGAGTGGGGCGCCAAGGCCGGCATGATCGCGCCGGACGAGACCACCTTCGCGTACCTGAAGGGGCGGCCCAACGCCCCCAAGGGCGCCGACTGGGACGCGGCGCTGGCCTGGTGGCGGACCCTGCCCACGGACGAGGGCGCGACCTTCGACGCCGAGGTGACCCTGGACGCCGGCGCGGTCACCCCGTTCGTGACCTGGGGCACCAACCCGGGCCAGGGCGCGCCGCTGAGCGCGGTGGTGCCCACGCCCGAGGAGTTCGTCACCGAGGCCGAGCGGACCGCCGCCCGGCGCGCGCTGGAGTACATGGACCTGCGTCCCGGCACCCCGCTGCGGGACCTCGCGGTCGACGTGGTCTTCGTCGGCTCCTGCACCAACGGCCGGCTGGAGGACCTCCGGGCCGCCGCCGACGTGCTGCGCGGGCACCGGGTCGCCGACGGGGTGCGGATGCTGGTCGTACCCGGTTCCGCCGCCGTCCGCGAGGCGGCCGAGGCGGAGGGGCTGGACAAGGTCTTCAGCGACGCCGGCGCCGAGTGGCGCTTCGCCGGCTGCTCCATGTGTCTGGGAATGAACCCGGACACGCTCTCGCCGGGCCAGCGCTCCGCCTCCACCTCCAACCGCAACTTCGAGGGCCGCCAGGGCCGGGGCGGACGCACCCACCTGGTCTCCCCGCCGGTCGCCGCCGCCACCGCCGTGGCGGGCCGGCTGGCCGCTCCCGCCGACCTGTAG
- a CDS encoding IclR family transcriptional regulator, translating to MSGVGVLDKAVVILAACVDGASLAELVERTKLPRATAHRLAQALEIHRMLVRDTQGRWRPGPRLGELANAAPDVLLTAAEPLLAALRDATGESAQLYLRRADERICVAAAERASGLRDTVPVGSVLPMTAGSAAQILLAWEPPEAVMPLLPRSKFTGRTLAEVRRRGWAQSVAEREAGVASVSAPIRDRTGRVIAAFSISGPIERLGRRPGERHAMAVVRAGQRLSGL from the coding sequence ATGAGCGGTGTCGGCGTTCTCGACAAGGCGGTGGTCATCCTGGCCGCCTGCGTCGACGGCGCCAGCCTGGCCGAACTCGTTGAACGCACCAAGCTGCCCCGGGCCACCGCGCACCGGCTGGCACAGGCGCTGGAGATCCACCGGATGCTGGTCCGGGACACCCAGGGGCGCTGGCGTCCCGGCCCGCGCCTGGGTGAGCTCGCCAACGCCGCGCCGGACGTGCTCCTGACGGCGGCGGAGCCGCTGCTGGCGGCGCTCCGGGACGCGACGGGCGAAAGCGCCCAGCTCTACCTGCGCCGCGCCGACGAGCGCATCTGCGTGGCCGCCGCCGAGCGGGCCAGCGGCCTGCGGGACACCGTGCCGGTCGGCTCGGTGCTGCCGATGACGGCGGGCTCCGCGGCGCAGATCCTGCTCGCCTGGGAGCCGCCGGAGGCGGTGATGCCGCTACTGCCCCGGTCGAAGTTCACCGGCCGCACCCTGGCCGAGGTACGCCGCCGGGGCTGGGCACAGAGCGTCGCCGAGCGCGAGGCCGGTGTGGCGAGCGTCTCGGCGCCGATCCGCGACCGTACCGGTCGGGTCATCGCCGCGTTCAGCATCTCCGGCCCGATCGAGCGCCTCGGACGCCGCCCCGGCGAACGCCACGCGATGGCCGTGGTCCGAGCCGGCCAACGCCTCTCCGGCCTCTGA
- a CDS encoding fumarylacetoacetate hydrolase family protein translates to MRIARFAHAKGMSFGVVEGEPEAGPQGLTVAEIEGHPFGQITFSGARWALSDVRLLSPILPSKVVCVGRNYAEHAAEHGSEVPKEPLLFLKPSTSVIGPRDAIRLPIFSKQVEHEAELAVVIGAPGARRADRAAAERAIFGYTCANDVTARDLQRSDGQWTRAKGFDSFCPIGPWITTGLDVRDLEIRCEVGRNPEEMEVRQLGRTSDMVFDVPALVSYVSHVMTLLPGDVVLTGTPAGVSPLLDGDTVTVRIEGIGDLTNPVVPVA, encoded by the coding sequence GTGCGTATCGCTCGTTTTGCTCATGCCAAGGGAATGTCGTTCGGGGTCGTCGAGGGCGAGCCGGAGGCGGGCCCGCAGGGCCTGACCGTCGCCGAGATCGAGGGCCACCCGTTCGGGCAGATCACCTTCAGCGGTGCCCGTTGGGCGCTGTCCGACGTCCGCCTGCTCTCGCCGATCCTGCCCAGCAAGGTCGTCTGCGTCGGCCGCAACTACGCCGAGCACGCCGCCGAGCACGGCAGCGAGGTGCCGAAGGAGCCGCTGCTCTTCCTCAAACCGTCCACCTCCGTGATCGGGCCCCGCGACGCGATCCGGCTGCCGATCTTCTCCAAGCAGGTCGAGCACGAGGCCGAGCTGGCCGTGGTCATCGGCGCGCCGGGCGCCCGCCGGGCCGACCGGGCCGCCGCGGAGCGGGCCATCTTCGGCTACACCTGCGCCAACGACGTCACCGCCCGGGACCTCCAGCGTTCCGACGGCCAGTGGACCCGCGCCAAGGGCTTCGACTCGTTCTGCCCGATCGGGCCGTGGATCACCACCGGGCTCGACGTCCGCGACCTGGAGATCCGCTGTGAGGTGGGTCGCAATCCCGAGGAGATGGAGGTCCGCCAGCTCGGCCGGACCAGCGACATGGTCTTCGACGTGCCGGCCCTGGTGTCGTACGTCTCGCACGTGATGACGCTGCTCCCCGGCGACGTGGTGCTCACCGGCACGCCGGCCGGGGTTAGCCCACTCCTGGACGGGGATACGGTCACCGTGCGGATCGAGGGGATCGGGGACCTGACCAACCCGGTGGTACCCGTCGCCTGA
- a CDS encoding 3-methyladenine DNA glycosylase: MTAALAPTAAVLDAARWQARRRAHEERVDTWLTPHLARRRQGGKHPVEDFLFTYYSHRPAQLRRWHPGAGVVLRDADPAGFGRDYRATAAGVTLDTEAVRARRAESIGWIRALLAATADRPAHLGCFGMHEWAMVYRQTQEEVRHNAWPLRLSPERTAALVEERGVRCSHFDAFRFFTAPARPLNLLSPTRETQHAHEQPGCLHANMDLYKWAYKLSPLVPSELVADAFELAREIRTLDMRASPYDLSALGYAPVRVETVEGRHEYVRAQRSFAERAAPLRARLVAECDRLLSTVDG, from the coding sequence GTGACCGCCGCCCTCGCCCCGACCGCCGCCGTGCTCGACGCGGCGCGCTGGCAGGCCCGGCGCAGGGCGCACGAGGAGCGGGTCGACACCTGGCTCACCCCGCACCTGGCGCGCCGCCGGCAGGGCGGAAAGCACCCGGTGGAGGACTTCCTCTTCACCTACTACTCGCACCGCCCGGCCCAGTTGCGCCGCTGGCACCCCGGCGCCGGGGTGGTGCTGCGCGACGCGGACCCCGCCGGGTTCGGCCGGGACTACCGCGCCACCGCCGCCGGGGTCACCCTCGACACCGAGGCGGTACGCGCGCGGCGCGCCGAGTCGATCGGGTGGATCCGGGCGCTGCTCGCGGCGACCGCCGACCGGCCCGCGCACCTCGGCTGCTTCGGGATGCACGAGTGGGCCATGGTCTACCGGCAGACCCAGGAGGAGGTACGCCACAACGCCTGGCCGCTGCGGCTCAGCCCGGAGCGGACCGCCGCCCTGGTGGAGGAGCGCGGCGTGCGGTGCAGCCACTTCGACGCGTTCCGGTTCTTCACCGCGCCGGCCCGGCCGTTGAACCTGCTCAGCCCGACGCGCGAGACGCAGCACGCGCACGAGCAGCCGGGCTGTCTGCACGCCAACATGGACCTCTACAAGTGGGCCTACAAGCTGTCCCCGCTGGTGCCGAGCGAACTGGTCGCGGACGCGTTCGAGCTGGCCCGGGAGATCCGCACGCTGGACATGCGCGCCTCGCCTTACGACCTGAGCGCCCTCGGCTACGCACCCGTGCGGGTGGAGACCGTCGAGGGCCGGCACGAGTACGTGCGGGCGCAGCGGTCGTTCGCGGAGCGGGCCGCACCGCTGCGGGCGCGCCTGGTCGCCGAGTGCGACCGGCTGCTGTCGACCGTCGACGGGTGA